Proteins co-encoded in one Deltaproteobacteria bacterium genomic window:
- a CDS encoding tetratricopeptide repeat protein, with translation MKYSYRAIALFLVISLALFSSCSGPEEKKMKFFERGKALYEKGDYVRARLEFKNALQVDPEFAQGFYMLGMAELKQKNWKKAFGLFSKATELDPGLLEAHVETGKLFLMAGRKKEAFEKAEWVLKKNPDNFRARLLKAACLTEDGKHREAEDLLKTLKEEDPGMPRPYLMLADLRTKAGDMEGAKRYLQELLGRDEGHRGARLLLAHVLEKNGEIRKAEKEYRRIMEQWNDQKEAGLLLAGFYERTKAIRKAEMVLKELVDDSPQTERFRLALARFYARNRNREAMKRVLEQTVKDLPERYAATGLLAYFYLEDNRDEKAVELLDRFMLRKKTGPDYLRAKCLKAMIRFREHKSDEALKLIDEILEENPRDIRAHRLRGDILLGLRDFTGAVAEYRAVVHDDPGNLPVLLRLARAHLLNRETGLAETTYRKILEINPEAKEARMGLYEVYRIKKRTDLAMEQLKEILAADPGDKRTIVLLGDMATASGDIPGAEKYWDMLLRLDPSSPVPPYKQGLVRLMEKKFDEGKALLEEALKRDPGFTPALHQLIKFYLHNRQSDKAIRRCMEQIGKCPENITYQVLLARLYTARGDLEKALAVYEKIRCKVPDNPRILMLIAATLDQMGKHKEAKDLYETVLDKKPDSMVAANNIAFYYAEYAPTKENLSKAERLIIPFLEKHPDTGNLLDTVAWVYYRQGKYEKARDLMARIPEREAGIPIFNYHLGMINLKMGKQERAGEYLSRALNGAGDFPGKEEARKALLALRNPD, from the coding sequence ATGAAGTACAGCTATAGAGCAATCGCACTATTTCTCGTGATTTCTTTGGCGCTTTTCTCTTCTTGTTCAGGGCCGGAAGAGAAGAAGATGAAATTCTTTGAAAGAGGGAAGGCCTTGTATGAGAAGGGGGACTATGTACGGGCGCGGCTCGAATTCAAAAACGCCCTTCAGGTCGATCCTGAATTCGCCCAAGGGTTCTACATGCTCGGCATGGCCGAACTTAAACAGAAAAACTGGAAAAAGGCCTTTGGCCTCTTCAGCAAGGCCACGGAATTGGATCCCGGTCTCCTGGAGGCCCACGTGGAAACAGGCAAACTCTTCCTGATGGCCGGCAGGAAGAAAGAGGCCTTTGAGAAGGCGGAATGGGTTCTTAAAAAAAATCCAGACAATTTCAGGGCCCGTCTTCTGAAGGCGGCCTGTCTTACCGAGGACGGCAAACACCGGGAAGCCGAAGACCTGCTCAAGACCCTCAAAGAAGAAGACCCTGGCATGCCTCGACCCTACCTGATGTTGGCCGACCTCAGGACGAAGGCAGGAGACATGGAAGGGGCAAAAAGATACCTCCAGGAACTGCTGGGCCGTGATGAAGGGCATCGGGGAGCCAGGTTGCTCCTTGCGCACGTACTGGAAAAAAACGGTGAAATCCGGAAGGCCGAAAAAGAATACCGCCGTATAATGGAGCAGTGGAACGATCAAAAGGAGGCAGGGCTTCTCCTTGCCGGGTTTTACGAGCGCACAAAAGCCATCCGAAAGGCGGAGATGGTCTTAAAAGAACTGGTGGACGATTCCCCCCAAACCGAAAGATTCCGGCTGGCCTTGGCCCGATTCTATGCAAGAAACAGGAACAGGGAGGCCATGAAGCGCGTCCTGGAACAGACCGTGAAGGATCTGCCGGAAAGATATGCGGCCACAGGGCTCCTGGCCTATTTTTATCTTGAAGACAACCGGGATGAGAAGGCCGTCGAATTGCTGGATCGCTTCATGCTCAGAAAAAAGACAGGGCCTGATTATTTGAGGGCAAAGTGTTTGAAGGCGATGATCCGGTTCCGTGAACACAAAAGCGACGAGGCCCTCAAACTCATCGATGAAATCCTTGAGGAGAATCCGCGGGATATCCGGGCACACAGGCTCAGGGGAGACATCCTGTTGGGCCTCAGGGATTTTACCGGGGCTGTTGCAGAATACAGGGCCGTAGTTCACGACGACCCTGGTAATCTCCCGGTGCTTCTTCGGTTGGCCAGGGCCCACCTGCTTAACCGGGAAACAGGCCTTGCGGAGACCACCTACAGGAAAATCCTCGAGATTAACCCAGAGGCCAAGGAAGCCCGGATGGGTCTATACGAAGTTTACCGGATCAAAAAAAGAACCGACCTGGCCATGGAACAACTGAAGGAAATCCTCGCCGCCGACCCCGGAGATAAAAGGACCATTGTCCTCCTGGGAGACATGGCCACTGCATCGGGAGACATTCCCGGGGCCGAGAAATACTGGGACATGCTCCTCCGCTTGGATCCATCGTCTCCTGTTCCTCCTTACAAACAAGGCCTGGTCAGGTTGATGGAAAAGAAATTTGATGAAGGAAAGGCGCTCTTAGAAGAGGCCTTAAAAAGGGATCCGGGGTTTACTCCAGCCCTTCACCAACTCATTAAATTCTACTTGCATAACAGACAATCGGATAAGGCCATAAGGAGATGCATGGAACAGATCGGGAAATGTCCTGAGAACATTACATATCAGGTTCTGCTTGCAAGGCTTTATACAGCCCGGGGCGACCTTGAAAAAGCCCTCGCCGTATATGAAAAAATTCGATGCAAGGTTCCGGATAACCCGCGCATTCTCATGTTGATCGCAGCCACCCTGGATCAAATGGGAAAGCACAAAGAGGCCAAGGACCTCTACGAGACGGTCCTGGATAAAAAACCCGATTCCATGGTGGCCGCCAACAACATTGCTTTCTATTATGCAGAATACGCCCCTACGAAGGAAAACCTTTCAAAGGCCGAAAGGCTCATAATCCCTTTCTTGGAAAAGCATCCCGACACAGGAAACCTCCTTGATACCGTGGCCTGGGTCTATTACCGTCAGGGAAAATACGAGAAGGCCCGAGACTTGATGGCAAGAATTCCGGAAAGGGAGGCCGGAATCCCGATATTCAATTACCATCTGGGCATGATCAACCTCAAGATGGGAAAACAAGAAAGGGCGGGCGAATACCTTTCCAGGGCATTAAACGGGGCCGGGGATTTTCCAGGGAAGGAAGAGGCCAGGAAAGCGCTTCTTGCTCTCAGGAATCCAGACTAG